Part of the Methylovirgula sp. 4M-Z18 genome is shown below.
GTTCGACGTGAGCGGCGGCAGTCTTTGGCCATTATTCGCCATTCTTGCGCTTCTCGCCATCACACTCCGCCTGTTGCTGCGCCGGCGACAAAGGCCGCCGTCGATCGGCAGCGGGCTCGCGCTCTTCGTTGCGTTTCCGGCTATCGCCGCGCTTTACATCTGGCGCGCAGGGCTTTCCTTTACCTTGGACATGCCTAGTTTGCACGGGTTCAACATCACCGGCGGCGTGACGCTGACACCGGAATTTGCCGCGATGCTCACCGGTCTCACCATCTATTACGCCGCGATCATCTCCGAAATCGTGCGCAGCGGCATCCAATCGGTTGGCGTCGGCCAATGGGAGGCTGCGCGGGCGCTCGGGCTGCCGCGCGGGCGGATCATGCGGCTCGTCATCATACCGCAGGCCATGCGGGTGATCACACCGCTGATGACGTCGAGCTATCTCGATCTCACCAAGGACACGACGCTCGGCATTCTGATCGGCTTCACGGAAGTCACCGCGATCATCAAGACCAGCGCCAACAACACCGGCAATGCCGTCGAGACCATCATCGTCCTGATCGCCGTCTTCCTGAGCGTCAGTCTGCCGGTGTCGGCGCTCATCAATCTTTATAACCATTCGCTCGCGAAGCGCGGAATGCTTGCCTCATGAGTCTTGCCCTTTCTCCCTTGAAGCCGCGCTGGACGCCGGCCGGCCAATGGCACCGGCTGCGCCGCGCGTGGTTCAATTCGACGGCCAATACGATCATCTCGCTCGTTGTCCTTCTGGCTCTCGCGTGGGTCGTGGCGCATGTGCTGAGCTGGGCCTTGTGGGATGCGACGTGGACTGGCACCGGACAGGATTGCCAGGCGCGCGGCGGCGCGTGCTGGGCCTTCGTGTCGGCCAATCTCCGGTTGATGCTGTTCGGCACCTATCCCGGCAGCCTTCTCTGGCGCCCGGTACTGAGCCTCGTGCTGCTGGTGGCGCTCGTCGCGGTCAGCATGGTGCCGCGGGCCTGGAGCCGGACGTTGGGGATCGCCTGGGTCGCCACGCCGCTGGCCGTATGCCTCTTGCTCGGCGGTTTCGGCGGCGACCGGCAGGTGTCCACCAACGATTGGGGCGGCTTGCCGCTCACCCTCCTGATCTGGACCATCGCCTATGCGCTCTCGTTCATCGTCGCGGTGCCGCTCGCCCTGGCGCGCCGGTCCCGCATGGGCGGCCTGCGCCTTGCTAGCGTCGGCACGATCGAACTCATCCGCGGTGTGCCGATGCTGGTAACGCTCTATGTGAGCCGTTTCATCGTGCCGATGATGCTGCCGGGTTTCGAGATCAATCTGTTTTTCAGTATCGAAGCGGCGCTGGTCTTTTTCGTCGCGTCCTATCTCGCCGAAATTCTCCGCGCCGGCATCCAATCCCTGCCGGCCGGTCAATCGGAGGCCGCGCGGGCCTTGGGGCTGTCTTACGCGCAGACGGTGCGCCTCATCATTTTGCCGCAGGCCTTGCGGGCCGTCATTCCGGCGCTCGTCAATCTCGGAATCGGTCTTTTGCTCAGCACGCCGCTCGTTGCCGTCATCGGCATGACCGATTTCCTCAGCGCCGTGAAGGAGGCCGCGAGCCACGAGCAGGATTGGCCCGGTTGCTATACCGTGGCCTATTGCTTCGCCGCGCTGGTGTTTTTCGGCATCTGCTTCAGCGCGTCCCGGTATAGCCTGTGGCTGGAGAAAAAGCTGAAAGGGGCGGGGAAGAAAGCCGCCACCTGAGGGGACCGCCGGGCTGCGGCCGGCCGCGAGTCGGGCATTCTTCGGCGATGCTTCCATTGAACATTTGCCGATGGTGTATTAGAACATAAACGGAACGTCCGCCCGGGAGATGTGTGAGAAATTGCATGACAGGTAAGATGCGCGCGGCGGATTTCCGCCGAACAGAAAAAACTCTGAAAAACAAACTGAAAGCTGATATGAAATCTCATGCTAGTCGCCATTCGGGCGGTGCGAAACCCGTATGAATCGAGGGGCGGCGGGGCCATGCATATCGGTTTCGGCGCCGCATGGCTGCCATTCATGGATCGTTCATGCGGCCCTGGTATCTGCTCACACTTTGGCAAAGTCTGTTGCATTCTGGCCCTGCGTATCCTAAGCGCGGCGGTTCAGGCCCCTTTGCCGCGTTGACTGCCTGGACAAGGATCGGATCGCAAGCGTCATGAATCAGATGGATGTTGGACTTTTCGAGCGTTCGGCGATGGCTGCGCCCGCACCAATGGCCATGTTGCGGGGGCCGCGCCGTCCTGATCTGATCCGCGACGAACTGTTGGCCGAAATCTTTGCCGCAACTGTTGCCACGCGGCCCGATGCCATCTGCATGAAAACGCGCAAGATGGCGCTGACCTATGCCGAAGTGGACGCCCGTGCGACGGCGATCGCACGCGGCCTCGTAGCGCGTGGCATCCGCCCCGGCCAGATCGTCGGCCTGTGGATGAAGCGCGGACCCGACCTTTTGATCGCGCAGATCGCCATTGCCAAGACAGGCGCCGCCTGGCTGCCCTTTGACGCCGATGCGCCGATCGAACGCATTGCGGTCTGCCTCGACGATGCGGAAGCGGTCGGACTGCTGACCGCGCCGGATCTCGTCGCCAATGTGCAAGGCCGGGTGGCGTGCCCGGTCTTGACCGCCGCGGCGCTCGTCGACCCTGCCGACTATACGCCCGTCGATGCGCGAGCGCTCGGCGCGACGCCGGGCCATCCTGCCTATCTCATCTATACGTCTGGCTCGACCGGAACGCCCAAGGGCATC
Proteins encoded:
- a CDS encoding amino acid ABC transporter permease, whose product is MTDLTFPSPPSKPGPFGALRLWWGDRPLAQSFLLAALFALLALLTHNILTSMDRLGMAPSLSYLWQPASFDISESLIPYQAGDPYWLAILVGLLNTLKLAFFGCLLATVLGVVLGVARLSGNPLLSRLVQIYVELIRNTPLTLQLFFWIATTHALPPARQALQPLPATYLSVRGVFLPWFDVSGGSLWPLFAILALLAITLRLLLRRRQRPPSIGSGLALFVAFPAIAALYIWRAGLSFTLDMPSLHGFNITGGVTLTPEFAAMLTGLTIYYAAIISEIVRSGIQSVGVGQWEAARALGLPRGRIMRLVIIPQAMRVITPLMTSSYLDLTKDTTLGILIGFTEVTAIIKTSANNTGNAVETIIVLIAVFLSVSLPVSALINLYNHSLAKRGMLAS
- a CDS encoding amino acid ABC transporter permease, with translation MSLALSPLKPRWTPAGQWHRLRRAWFNSTANTIISLVVLLALAWVVAHVLSWALWDATWTGTGQDCQARGGACWAFVSANLRLMLFGTYPGSLLWRPVLSLVLLVALVAVSMVPRAWSRTLGIAWVATPLAVCLLLGGFGGDRQVSTNDWGGLPLTLLIWTIAYALSFIVAVPLALARRSRMGGLRLASVGTIELIRGVPMLVTLYVSRFIVPMMLPGFEINLFFSIEAALVFFVASYLAEILRAGIQSLPAGQSEAARALGLSYAQTVRLIILPQALRAVIPALVNLGIGLLLSTPLVAVIGMTDFLSAVKEAASHEQDWPGCYTVAYCFAALVFFGICFSASRYSLWLEKKLKGAGKKAAT